The Oncorhynchus keta strain PuntledgeMale-10-30-2019 unplaced genomic scaffold, Oket_V2 Un_scaffold_5444_pilon_pilon, whole genome shotgun sequence genome contains a region encoding:
- the LOC118374911 gene encoding insulin gene enhancer protein ISL-3 isoform X5, which produces MRHALASYGTEKPIAKEIMLFGIKCAKCNLGFSSSDLVMRARDNVYHIECFRCSVCSRQLLPGDEFSLRDEELLCRADHSLLMERSSAGSPISPEHIHSNRSLHLAAEPVTVRAPHRNHVHKQSEKTTRVRTVLNEKQLHTLRTCYNANPRPDALMKEQLVEMTGLSPRVIRVWFQNKRCKDKKRSILMKQLQQQQHSDKTVSIFSLQGLTGTPLVARSPIRHDNTVQGNSVEVQAYQPPWKALSEFALQSDLDQPAFQQLVSFSESGSLGNSSGSDVTSLSSHLPDTPNSMVPSPVET; this is translated from the exons ATGAGACATGCACTTGCTTCGTACGGGACGGAAAAACCTATTGCAAAAGAGATTAT GTTATTTGGAATAAAATGTGCAAAATGTAACCTGGGATTCAGCAGCAGTGATTTGGTGATGCGAGCCCGGGACAACGTGTACCACATCGAGTGTTTCAGATGTTCCGTATGTAGCAGGCAGCTCTTGCCGGGGGATGAGTTCTCTCTCCGGGACGAGGAGCTGCTGTGTCGGGCGGACCACAGTTTACTAATGGAGCGGAGCTCCGCCGGAAGCCCAATCAGCCCCGAACATATCCACTCCAACAGATCACTACACTTAGCAG CAGAGCCGGTGACAGTACGGGCACCACACAGAAACCACGTCCACAAGCAGTCAGAGAAGACAACACGAGTGCGAACCGTTTTGAACGAGAAACAGCTCCACACGTTACGGACCTGCTACAACGCCAATCCGCGGCCAGATGCGctaatgaaggaacaactggtggAAATGACCGGCCTCAGCCCAAGGGTTATTCGAGTTTGGTTCCAGAATAAAAGATGCAAAGACAAAAAGAGATCTATTCTCATGAAGCAACTTCAGCAGCAGCAACACAGTGATAAAACTGTAAGCATATTC AGTCTACAGGGGCTCACAGGTACGCCTCTGGTTGCCAGAAGCCCTATCAGGCACGACAACACGGTGCAGGGTAACTCGGTGGAGGTGCAGGCCTACCAGCCGCCCTGGAAGGCCCTCAGCGAGTTCGCCCTGCAGAGTGATCTGGACCAGCCGGCCTTTCAACAACTG GTGTCTTTCTCGGAATCGGGTTCATTGGGAAACTCATCCGGCAGCGACGTGACTTCTCTGTCATCGCACTTACCCGACACCCCGAACAGCATGGTACCCAGTCCCGTGGAGACGTGA
- the LOC118374911 gene encoding insulin gene enhancer protein ISL-3 isoform X4, translating to MVDIIFSSSFLGDMGDHSKKKSGFAMCVGCGSQIHDQYILRVSPDLEWHAACLKCAECSQYLDETCTCFVRDGKTYCKRDYVRLFGIKCAKCNLGFSSSDLVMRARDNVYHIECFRCSVCSRQLLPGDEFSLRDEELLCRADHSLLMERSSAGSPISPEHIHSNRSLHLAEPVTVRAPHRNHVHKQSEKTTRVRTVLNEKQLHTLRTCYNANPRPDALMKEQLVEMTGLSPRVIRVWFQNKRCKDKKRSILMKQLQQQQHSDKTSLQGLTGTPLVARSPIRHDNTVQGNSVEVQAYQPPWKALSEFALQSDLDQPAFQQLVSFSESGSLGNSSGSDVTSLSSHLPDTPNSMVPSPVET from the exons ATGGTGGATATTATTTTCAGCTCTTCTTTCTTGGGTGATATGGGGGATCATTCCAAAA AGAAGTCCGGATTCGCGATGTGTGTAGGCTGTGGAAGTCAGATACATGACCAGTACATTCTGAGAGTTTCCCCGGACCTGGAGTGGCATGCAGCCTGCCTGAAGTGTGCAGAGTGCAGCCAGTACCTGGATGAGACATGCACTTGCTTCGTACGGGACGGAAAAACCTATTGCAAAAGAGATTATGTAAG GTTATTTGGAATAAAATGTGCAAAATGTAACCTGGGATTCAGCAGCAGTGATTTGGTGATGCGAGCCCGGGACAACGTGTACCACATCGAGTGTTTCAGATGTTCCGTATGTAGCAGGCAGCTCTTGCCGGGGGATGAGTTCTCTCTCCGGGACGAGGAGCTGCTGTGTCGGGCGGACCACAGTTTACTAATGGAGCGGAGCTCCGCCGGAAGCCCAATCAGCCCCGAACATATCCACTCCAACAGATCACTACACTTAGCAG AGCCGGTGACAGTACGGGCACCACACAGAAACCACGTCCACAAGCAGTCAGAGAAGACAACACGAGTGCGAACCGTTTTGAACGAGAAACAGCTCCACACGTTACGGACCTGCTACAACGCCAATCCGCGGCCAGATGCGctaatgaaggaacaactggtggAAATGACCGGCCTCAGCCCAAGGGTTATTCGAGTTTGGTTCCAGAATAAAAGATGCAAAGACAAAAAGAGATCTATTCTCATGAAGCAACTTCAGCAGCAGCAACACAGTGATAAAACT AGTCTACAGGGGCTCACAGGTACGCCTCTGGTTGCCAGAAGCCCTATCAGGCACGACAACACGGTGCAGGGTAACTCGGTGGAGGTGCAGGCCTACCAGCCGCCCTGGAAGGCCCTCAGCGAGTTCGCCCTGCAGAGTGATCTGGACCAGCCGGCCTTTCAACAACTG GTGTCTTTCTCGGAATCGGGTTCATTGGGAAACTCATCCGGCAGCGACGTGACTTCTCTGTCATCGCACTTACCCGACACCCCGAACAGCATGGTACCCAGTCCCGTGGAGACGTGA
- the LOC118374911 gene encoding insulin gene enhancer protein ISL-3 isoform X3: MVDIIFSSSFLGDMGDHSKKKSGFAMCVGCGSQIHDQYILRVSPDLEWHAACLKCAECSQYLDETCTCFVRDGKTYCKRDYVRLFGIKCAKCNLGFSSSDLVMRARDNVYHIECFRCSVCSRQLLPGDEFSLRDEELLCRADHSLLMERSSAGSPISPEHIHSNRSLHLAAEPVTVRAPHRNHVHKQSEKTTRVRTVLNEKQLHTLRTCYNANPRPDALMKEQLVEMTGLSPRVIRVWFQNKRCKDKKRSILMKQLQQQQHSDKTSLQGLTGTPLVARSPIRHDNTVQGNSVEVQAYQPPWKALSEFALQSDLDQPAFQQLVSFSESGSLGNSSGSDVTSLSSHLPDTPNSMVPSPVET, from the exons ATGGTGGATATTATTTTCAGCTCTTCTTTCTTGGGTGATATGGGGGATCATTCCAAAA AGAAGTCCGGATTCGCGATGTGTGTAGGCTGTGGAAGTCAGATACATGACCAGTACATTCTGAGAGTTTCCCCGGACCTGGAGTGGCATGCAGCCTGCCTGAAGTGTGCAGAGTGCAGCCAGTACCTGGATGAGACATGCACTTGCTTCGTACGGGACGGAAAAACCTATTGCAAAAGAGATTATGTAAG GTTATTTGGAATAAAATGTGCAAAATGTAACCTGGGATTCAGCAGCAGTGATTTGGTGATGCGAGCCCGGGACAACGTGTACCACATCGAGTGTTTCAGATGTTCCGTATGTAGCAGGCAGCTCTTGCCGGGGGATGAGTTCTCTCTCCGGGACGAGGAGCTGCTGTGTCGGGCGGACCACAGTTTACTAATGGAGCGGAGCTCCGCCGGAAGCCCAATCAGCCCCGAACATATCCACTCCAACAGATCACTACACTTAGCAG CAGAGCCGGTGACAGTACGGGCACCACACAGAAACCACGTCCACAAGCAGTCAGAGAAGACAACACGAGTGCGAACCGTTTTGAACGAGAAACAGCTCCACACGTTACGGACCTGCTACAACGCCAATCCGCGGCCAGATGCGctaatgaaggaacaactggtggAAATGACCGGCCTCAGCCCAAGGGTTATTCGAGTTTGGTTCCAGAATAAAAGATGCAAAGACAAAAAGAGATCTATTCTCATGAAGCAACTTCAGCAGCAGCAACACAGTGATAAAACT AGTCTACAGGGGCTCACAGGTACGCCTCTGGTTGCCAGAAGCCCTATCAGGCACGACAACACGGTGCAGGGTAACTCGGTGGAGGTGCAGGCCTACCAGCCGCCCTGGAAGGCCCTCAGCGAGTTCGCCCTGCAGAGTGATCTGGACCAGCCGGCCTTTCAACAACTG GTGTCTTTCTCGGAATCGGGTTCATTGGGAAACTCATCCGGCAGCGACGTGACTTCTCTGTCATCGCACTTACCCGACACCCCGAACAGCATGGTACCCAGTCCCGTGGAGACGTGA
- the LOC118374911 gene encoding insulin gene enhancer protein ISL-3 isoform X1, with amino-acid sequence MVDIIFSSSFLGDMGDHSKKKSGFAMCVGCGSQIHDQYILRVSPDLEWHAACLKCAECSQYLDETCTCFVRDGKTYCKRDYVRLFGIKCAKCNLGFSSSDLVMRARDNVYHIECFRCSVCSRQLLPGDEFSLRDEELLCRADHSLLMERSSAGSPISPEHIHSNRSLHLAAEPVTVRAPHRNHVHKQSEKTTRVRTVLNEKQLHTLRTCYNANPRPDALMKEQLVEMTGLSPRVIRVWFQNKRCKDKKRSILMKQLQQQQHSDKTVSIFSLQGLTGTPLVARSPIRHDNTVQGNSVEVQAYQPPWKALSEFALQSDLDQPAFQQLVSFSESGSLGNSSGSDVTSLSSHLPDTPNSMVPSPVET; translated from the exons ATGGTGGATATTATTTTCAGCTCTTCTTTCTTGGGTGATATGGGGGATCATTCCAAAA AGAAGTCCGGATTCGCGATGTGTGTAGGCTGTGGAAGTCAGATACATGACCAGTACATTCTGAGAGTTTCCCCGGACCTGGAGTGGCATGCAGCCTGCCTGAAGTGTGCAGAGTGCAGCCAGTACCTGGATGAGACATGCACTTGCTTCGTACGGGACGGAAAAACCTATTGCAAAAGAGATTATGTAAG GTTATTTGGAATAAAATGTGCAAAATGTAACCTGGGATTCAGCAGCAGTGATTTGGTGATGCGAGCCCGGGACAACGTGTACCACATCGAGTGTTTCAGATGTTCCGTATGTAGCAGGCAGCTCTTGCCGGGGGATGAGTTCTCTCTCCGGGACGAGGAGCTGCTGTGTCGGGCGGACCACAGTTTACTAATGGAGCGGAGCTCCGCCGGAAGCCCAATCAGCCCCGAACATATCCACTCCAACAGATCACTACACTTAGCAG CAGAGCCGGTGACAGTACGGGCACCACACAGAAACCACGTCCACAAGCAGTCAGAGAAGACAACACGAGTGCGAACCGTTTTGAACGAGAAACAGCTCCACACGTTACGGACCTGCTACAACGCCAATCCGCGGCCAGATGCGctaatgaaggaacaactggtggAAATGACCGGCCTCAGCCCAAGGGTTATTCGAGTTTGGTTCCAGAATAAAAGATGCAAAGACAAAAAGAGATCTATTCTCATGAAGCAACTTCAGCAGCAGCAACACAGTGATAAAACTGTAAGCATATTC AGTCTACAGGGGCTCACAGGTACGCCTCTGGTTGCCAGAAGCCCTATCAGGCACGACAACACGGTGCAGGGTAACTCGGTGGAGGTGCAGGCCTACCAGCCGCCCTGGAAGGCCCTCAGCGAGTTCGCCCTGCAGAGTGATCTGGACCAGCCGGCCTTTCAACAACTG GTGTCTTTCTCGGAATCGGGTTCATTGGGAAACTCATCCGGCAGCGACGTGACTTCTCTGTCATCGCACTTACCCGACACCCCGAACAGCATGGTACCCAGTCCCGTGGAGACGTGA
- the LOC118374911 gene encoding insulin gene enhancer protein ISL-3 isoform X2, producing MVDIIFSSSFLGDMGDHSKKKSGFAMCVGCGSQIHDQYILRVSPDLEWHAACLKCAECSQYLDETCTCFVRDGKTYCKRDYVRLFGIKCAKCNLGFSSSDLVMRARDNVYHIECFRCSVCSRQLLPGDEFSLRDEELLCRADHSLLMERSSAGSPISPEHIHSNRSLHLAEPVTVRAPHRNHVHKQSEKTTRVRTVLNEKQLHTLRTCYNANPRPDALMKEQLVEMTGLSPRVIRVWFQNKRCKDKKRSILMKQLQQQQHSDKTVSIFSLQGLTGTPLVARSPIRHDNTVQGNSVEVQAYQPPWKALSEFALQSDLDQPAFQQLVSFSESGSLGNSSGSDVTSLSSHLPDTPNSMVPSPVET from the exons ATGGTGGATATTATTTTCAGCTCTTCTTTCTTGGGTGATATGGGGGATCATTCCAAAA AGAAGTCCGGATTCGCGATGTGTGTAGGCTGTGGAAGTCAGATACATGACCAGTACATTCTGAGAGTTTCCCCGGACCTGGAGTGGCATGCAGCCTGCCTGAAGTGTGCAGAGTGCAGCCAGTACCTGGATGAGACATGCACTTGCTTCGTACGGGACGGAAAAACCTATTGCAAAAGAGATTATGTAAG GTTATTTGGAATAAAATGTGCAAAATGTAACCTGGGATTCAGCAGCAGTGATTTGGTGATGCGAGCCCGGGACAACGTGTACCACATCGAGTGTTTCAGATGTTCCGTATGTAGCAGGCAGCTCTTGCCGGGGGATGAGTTCTCTCTCCGGGACGAGGAGCTGCTGTGTCGGGCGGACCACAGTTTACTAATGGAGCGGAGCTCCGCCGGAAGCCCAATCAGCCCCGAACATATCCACTCCAACAGATCACTACACTTAGCAG AGCCGGTGACAGTACGGGCACCACACAGAAACCACGTCCACAAGCAGTCAGAGAAGACAACACGAGTGCGAACCGTTTTGAACGAGAAACAGCTCCACACGTTACGGACCTGCTACAACGCCAATCCGCGGCCAGATGCGctaatgaaggaacaactggtggAAATGACCGGCCTCAGCCCAAGGGTTATTCGAGTTTGGTTCCAGAATAAAAGATGCAAAGACAAAAAGAGATCTATTCTCATGAAGCAACTTCAGCAGCAGCAACACAGTGATAAAACTGTAAGCATATTC AGTCTACAGGGGCTCACAGGTACGCCTCTGGTTGCCAGAAGCCCTATCAGGCACGACAACACGGTGCAGGGTAACTCGGTGGAGGTGCAGGCCTACCAGCCGCCCTGGAAGGCCCTCAGCGAGTTCGCCCTGCAGAGTGATCTGGACCAGCCGGCCTTTCAACAACTG GTGTCTTTCTCGGAATCGGGTTCATTGGGAAACTCATCCGGCAGCGACGTGACTTCTCTGTCATCGCACTTACCCGACACCCCGAACAGCATGGTACCCAGTCCCGTGGAGACGTGA